CGGGCGCGCGAGGCCCGACCAGGACGTACTTTCGCGCCTCTTGACAGATGCGGCGGCGCGCCTATAATGCGGCGGAATTCGAAGGGACGTCATGCCTGAACCCCGTGCCGCCGGTCGGACGCTCGTCATCGTCGAGTCGCCCACCAAAGCCAACACCATCAAACGCTTCCTGCCCGACGGGTACGTCGTGACGTCGAGCATGGGGCACATCCGCGACCTGCCGCAGACCGCGAAGGACATCCCGGCGTCGGTCCGCAAGCGCCCCTGGGCGCGCCTCGCGATCGACGTCGAGAAGGACTTCGAACCGGTGTACGTCGTCACGAAACCCAAGGTCGTCGCCGACCTCAAGCGGGAACTGAAGAAGGTGGACGAACTCGTGCTCGCGACCGATGAGGACCGCGAGGGCGAAGCGATCGCCCACCACCTGCTCGAGGTCCTCGAGCCCACCGTCCCGGTGAAGCGGATGGTGTTCCACGAGATCACCGAATCCGCGATCCGCGCCGCGCTCGAGGACACCCGCGACGTGCGCAGCGACCTCGTGAAGGCGCAGGAGACCCGCCGGGTCCTCGACCGCCTCGTCGGCTACACCGTCAGTCCGTTGTTGTGGCGCAAGATCGACAAGGGCCTGTCCGCCGGCCGCGTCCAATCGGTCGCCGTGCGCCTGCTCGTGCAACGCGAGAAGGAACGCCTCGCCTTCGTGCCCGCCCACTACTGGGACCTGACCGCCACCGCGCGGCGGGGGAGCGAAACCCCGTTCGAAGCGACCGCCACGCACGTCGCCGGCATCCGCTTGGCGTCCGGCAAGGACTTCGACGACGACACGGGACGCCTGAAGGCCGGCATGACGCCGGGCGAGAACGTGCAGGTGCTCGGCCAGGCGGAGGCCGCCGCCCTCGCCGCCGACGCGAGCGGCTCGACGTTCACCGTCGCGAAGGTCGAGGCGCGCGAGCAGAGCCGCAACCCCTCCCCCCCGTTCACGACCTCGACGCTGCAGCAGGAGGCGTCCCGGAAGCTCTCGTGGTCGGCGCGCGACACGATGCGCGTCGCGCAGGGCCTGTACGAGCGAGGCCTCATCACCTACATGCGGACCGACTCGACGCACCTGTCGGGCGAAGCGATCGGCGCGGCCCGCGCGCGCGTCGAGGCGCTGTACGGCGAGGCGTACCTGTTCGAGCGGGTCCGGCAGTACCGCGGCAAGGCCCGCAACGCGCAGGAGGCGCACGAAGCGATCCGCCCGGCGGGCGGCGCCATGAAGACCGCGAAGGAACACCGCCTCACGGGGCGGGACGCGGCGCTGTACGACCTGATCTGGAAACGCACCATCGCGACGCAGATGGCGGAAGCGAAGCTGCGGTACGTCACCGCCACGCTCGAGGGGAACGCCGACGGGCGCACCCTGACGCTGCGCGCCAGCGGCCGCCAGGTGACGTTCCCCGGTTTCTTCCGCGCGTACGTCGAGGGCAGCGACGACCCCGACGCGGCGCTCGACGACCAGGACGCCCCGCTCCCCGAATTGAGCGAGGGCGACGCGGTCGCCCTCGAGGCCGTCGAGCCGGTCGGGCACGAAACGAAACCGCCGGCCCGACTGACGGAGGCGTCGCTCGTGAAGCTGCTGGAGGCGGAGGGCATCGGGCGCCCGTCGACGTACGCGAGCATCATCGAAACGATCCAGAACCGCAACTACGTGCGCAAGCAGGGCCAACAGCTGGTGCCGACCTTCACGGCGTTCGCGACGAACAACCTCCTCGAGCACCAGTTCCGGCGGCTCGTCGACACCGAGTTCACCGCGGAGATGGAGGCCCGCCTCGACGCGATCGCGCAGGGCGAGGTCGACGCCGCGCCGTACCTCCGCGAGTTCTACGGCGGCGAGGACGGCATCGAAGCGCGGGTGAACGAGGGCCTCGAGTCGATCGACGCGCGCGAGATCAGCACGATCCACGCGGCGAAGTGGGACCCGTACGTCGTGCGGGTGGGGCGGTACGGCCCGTCGGCGGTGTGGACGCAGGCGGACGGCACGGTCGTGCGGACCTCCATCCCGGCGGAGTGGGCCCCCGCGGACGTGACGCGCGAGGACCTCGAGGCGCTCCTCACGATGGAGGCGAAGGGGGACGAACCGCTCGCGCACGACGCCGACGGCACCCCCGTGTTCCTGAAGAACGGGCCCTACGGGCCGTACGTGCAGTTGGGGGTGCCCGACGGGGACGCCAAACCCAAGCGGGTGTCGCTCCCCCCGAACGTCGCCCCGACCGACGTCGACGCCGGCTACGCGAAACGCCTGTTGGACCTCCCGCGGCCGCTCGGGACCCACCCCGACGACGGCAAGAAGGTCGTCGCCGGCATCGGTCGCTACGGGCCGTACGTCAAGCACGGCTCGACGTACGCGTCGCTCGGCAAGGGCGACGACGTCCTCGAGGTGGAGCTCGAGCGGGCCCAGGAGCTGCTCGCGAAGAAGCAGCGGCGCGGCCGCCCCGAACCGCTCAAG
The Trueperaceae bacterium genome window above contains:
- the topA gene encoding type I DNA topoisomerase, which gives rise to MPEPRAAGRTLVIVESPTKANTIKRFLPDGYVVTSSMGHIRDLPQTAKDIPASVRKRPWARLAIDVEKDFEPVYVVTKPKVVADLKRELKKVDELVLATDEDREGEAIAHHLLEVLEPTVPVKRMVFHEITESAIRAALEDTRDVRSDLVKAQETRRVLDRLVGYTVSPLLWRKIDKGLSAGRVQSVAVRLLVQREKERLAFVPAHYWDLTATARRGSETPFEATATHVAGIRLASGKDFDDDTGRLKAGMTPGENVQVLGQAEAAALAADASGSTFTVAKVEAREQSRNPSPPFTTSTLQQEASRKLSWSARDTMRVAQGLYERGLITYMRTDSTHLSGEAIGAARARVEALYGEAYLFERVRQYRGKARNAQEAHEAIRPAGGAMKTAKEHRLTGRDAALYDLIWKRTIATQMAEAKLRYVTATLEGNADGRTLTLRASGRQVTFPGFFRAYVEGSDDPDAALDDQDAPLPELSEGDAVALEAVEPVGHETKPPARLTEASLVKLLEAEGIGRPSTYASIIETIQNRNYVRKQGQQLVPTFTAFATNNLLEHQFRRLVDTEFTAEMEARLDAIAQGEVDAAPYLREFYGGEDGIEARVNEGLESIDAREISTIHAAKWDPYVVRVGRYGPSAVWTQADGTVVRTSIPAEWAPADVTREDLEALLTMEAKGDEPLAHDADGTPVFLKNGPYGPYVQLGVPDGDAKPKRVSLPPNVAPTDVDAGYAKRLLDLPRPLGTHPDDGKKVVAGIGRYGPYVKHGSTYASLGKGDDVLEVELERAQELLAKKQRRGRPEPLKTLGTHPDDGAPVELHEGRYGPYVKHGKTNASLRKGHDPDTITLDEALELLAAREARAGTKKGRSAAKGATKKAATSKRAPKKGAKKKAAAKPKRPKATNGDLEPFLERLDATDRDVVVRRQGMAGHEPADAAAVAAALSLDEADVAEREKRALFKLRTAFGKARAKAES